Proteins encoded by one window of Homoserinimonas aerilata:
- a CDS encoding ABC transporter substrate-binding protein, with translation MRRQKKLLTGLALLGAGALILSGCASGGADEGDGTTLKLWHFESETSAMGIAWGEAIKVFEKETGATVEFEEKSFEQIRSTASQVLNSNEAPDILEYNKGNATAGLLASQGLLSSLDDAVAEYGWDDKLAPSLQTTARYDDKGIMGSGSWYGVPNYGEFVEVYYNKDMFAANGLEVPTTLAELEDVMQAFVDKGVTPLAESAAEYPLGQLWYQLALSKADRGWIDDYQLYTGDVDWQGPEVSYATETIKDWTDKGYISQDASGFKAEDAGTAFINGTYPIFFSGSWWYNRFTTEATGFDWGTFLFPEAKFSPGSAGNMWVVPENAKNKELAYKFIDVTMRPEIQALIGNNGGVPVAADEADITDPKSQELIAAFNELTDKDGIAFYPDWPTPTFYDQLNAGLQELINDTKSPKDVQTQLGEQYQSGVDDIVG, from the coding sequence GTGAGACGACAGAAGAAACTGCTGACAGGACTCGCCCTGCTGGGCGCAGGAGCACTCATCCTCTCCGGCTGCGCAAGCGGCGGAGCAGACGAAGGCGACGGCACGACCCTCAAGCTCTGGCACTTCGAGAGCGAGACCAGCGCAATGGGCATCGCCTGGGGCGAGGCCATCAAGGTCTTCGAGAAGGAGACCGGCGCGACCGTCGAATTCGAGGAGAAGAGCTTCGAACAGATCCGCTCAACCGCAAGCCAGGTGCTCAACTCCAACGAGGCACCAGACATCCTCGAATACAACAAGGGCAATGCGACCGCGGGGCTGCTCGCCAGCCAGGGGCTGCTCAGCAGCCTCGACGACGCCGTCGCAGAATACGGCTGGGACGACAAGCTCGCCCCCTCGCTGCAGACGACCGCCCGATACGACGACAAGGGCATCATGGGCAGCGGCTCATGGTACGGCGTGCCGAACTACGGCGAATTCGTCGAGGTCTACTACAACAAGGACATGTTCGCCGCGAACGGCCTCGAGGTTCCGACCACGCTCGCCGAACTCGAAGACGTCATGCAGGCCTTCGTCGACAAGGGTGTGACGCCACTCGCAGAATCCGCCGCCGAATACCCGCTCGGGCAGCTCTGGTATCAGCTCGCACTGAGCAAGGCCGACCGCGGCTGGATCGACGACTACCAGCTCTACACGGGCGACGTCGACTGGCAGGGCCCCGAGGTCTCGTACGCGACCGAAACCATCAAAGATTGGACCGACAAGGGCTACATCAGCCAGGATGCGAGCGGATTCAAGGCAGAGGATGCCGGCACCGCCTTCATCAACGGCACCTACCCGATCTTCTTCTCCGGCAGCTGGTGGTACAACCGCTTCACGACCGAGGCGACCGGATTCGACTGGGGTACCTTCCTGTTCCCCGAGGCCAAGTTCTCGCCCGGTTCCGCCGGCAACATGTGGGTCGTGCCTGAGAACGCCAAGAACAAGGAGCTCGCCTACAAGTTCATCGACGTGACGATGCGCCCCGAGATCCAGGCGCTCATCGGCAACAACGGCGGCGTGCCCGTCGCCGCAGACGAAGCCGACATCACCGACCCGAAGAGCCAGGAACTCATCGCGGCGTTCAACGAGCTGACCGACAAGGACGGCATCGCGTTCTACCCTGACTGGCCCACCCCGACCTTCTACGACCAGCTCAACGCCGGCCTGCAGGAGCTCATCAACGACACCAAGTCGCCGAAGGATGTGCAGACCCAGCTGGGTGAGCAGTACCAGTCCGGCGTCGACGACATCGTCGGCTGA
- a CDS encoding carbohydrate ABC transporter permease, giving the protein MAPLEQEPAVEVARPATPRRRGGRRRKTLGDWAVLGVAVLIGLLIAVPFFMILVNSFKSPTDYANTGPLSLPSELYFDGLVAFWERVDFPEKLWNSFYISGIVAIGAVLISMLNAFALGIGRVKGRTWIVVIILLANMLPQEVLLYPLYFMFKQVGLYDNQWAVIIIFVVIQSAFGTYLLASVYGTFPKEILEAASLDGANRWTILWRVVFPITRPTLSVLIIFFFIWTWNEFLIPLTFLVSNANQTVPVAVAVLQGDRLMDVTTTSASALLGLIPTLIFFLIFQRTLTRGITAGAVK; this is encoded by the coding sequence ATCGCACCCCTCGAGCAGGAGCCGGCCGTCGAGGTCGCACGCCCGGCCACGCCGCGGCGGCGCGGCGGCAGGAGGCGCAAGACACTCGGTGACTGGGCTGTTCTCGGCGTCGCCGTGCTCATCGGCCTGCTCATCGCCGTGCCGTTCTTCATGATCTTGGTCAACTCCTTCAAATCGCCCACCGACTACGCCAACACCGGCCCACTGTCACTGCCGAGCGAGCTGTACTTCGACGGCCTCGTCGCCTTCTGGGAGCGCGTCGACTTTCCCGAGAAACTGTGGAACAGCTTCTACATCAGCGGGATCGTCGCCATCGGTGCCGTACTCATCTCCATGCTGAACGCGTTCGCGCTGGGAATCGGCAGAGTGAAGGGTCGCACCTGGATCGTCGTGATCATCCTGCTCGCCAACATGCTTCCGCAGGAGGTGCTGCTCTACCCGCTGTACTTCATGTTCAAGCAGGTGGGACTGTACGACAACCAGTGGGCCGTGATCATCATCTTCGTGGTCATCCAGAGCGCCTTCGGCACCTACCTGCTGGCCTCCGTGTACGGCACCTTCCCGAAGGAGATCCTCGAGGCTGCATCGCTTGACGGCGCCAACCGGTGGACGATCCTGTGGCGGGTCGTGTTCCCCATCACGCGACCCACGCTGAGCGTGCTGATCATCTTCTTCTTCATCTGGACCTGGAACGAGTTCCTCATCCCGCTGACCTTCCTCGTGAGTAACGCCAACCAGACCGTTCCGGTCGCGGTCGCCGTGCTCCAGGGCGACCGGCTGATGGACGTCACCACGACGAGCGCCTCCGCGCTCCTCGGTCTCATCCCGACGCTCATCTTCTTCCTCATCTTCCAACGCACCCTCACCAGGGGCATCACCGCAGGCGCCGTCAAATGA
- a CDS encoding carbohydrate ABC transporter permease, with protein sequence MTTTTPTRKRAAKSLVPGSDSRAFWPYLIPGLALLTVIIIVPLLWNIYLTFTDYRGIRPPEWTGLDNWEKLFSDATFWTSFGNSIAMIAAMVVVPTLLGLVLAAMLFDLIGKKFGGRIASFLRATYYLPQILPAVIAAIVIGWILRPQNGALNQVLAAVGLGDLQHNWLGSPDTALPSIMVIMIWVQLGYPIVIFMAALQRVDPELYEAAELDGANWFQRFRSITASIIRPEIFVVTLTCTIAALKVFGPIYTLTGGGPGTSTIVPAYYAYSEFFQSQQVGYGATIATALTVVIAAVSIVFILVQTRLERRDEEVTQ encoded by the coding sequence ATGACCACGACAACGCCCACGCGCAAGCGGGCGGCGAAGAGCCTCGTGCCGGGCAGCGACTCGCGCGCATTCTGGCCCTACCTCATCCCCGGCCTCGCGCTGCTCACGGTGATCATCATCGTGCCGCTGCTCTGGAACATCTACCTGACCTTCACCGACTATCGGGGCATCCGCCCGCCAGAATGGACCGGCCTCGACAACTGGGAGAAGCTCTTCTCCGACGCCACCTTCTGGACCTCCTTCGGTAACTCGATCGCCATGATCGCCGCCATGGTCGTCGTGCCCACCCTGCTCGGGCTGGTGCTCGCCGCCATGCTCTTCGACCTCATCGGCAAGAAGTTCGGTGGGCGCATCGCGAGCTTCCTTCGCGCCACCTACTACCTGCCCCAGATTCTGCCCGCCGTCATCGCCGCCATCGTGATCGGCTGGATCCTGCGCCCGCAGAACGGCGCGCTCAACCAGGTTCTCGCGGCAGTGGGCCTCGGTGATCTGCAGCACAACTGGCTGGGCAGCCCCGACACCGCGCTGCCGAGCATCATGGTCATCATGATCTGGGTACAGCTCGGCTACCCGATCGTCATCTTCATGGCAGCGCTGCAGCGGGTCGACCCCGAGTTGTACGAAGCCGCAGAGCTCGACGGGGCCAACTGGTTCCAGCGCTTCCGCTCGATCACCGCCAGCATCATCCGGCCCGAGATCTTCGTCGTCACCCTCACCTGCACGATCGCGGCGCTCAAGGTCTTCGGCCCCATCTACACGCTCACCGGAGGTGGGCCGGGCACGTCGACGATCGTGCCCGCCTACTACGCGTACAGCGAGTTCTTCCAATCGCAGCAGGTCGGCTACGGCGCCACCATCGCGACCGCTCTCACCGTGGTTATCGCCGCGGTGTCCATCGTGTTCATCCTCGTACAGACGAGGCTCGAACGCCGCGACGAGGAGGTCACCCAGTGA
- the xylB gene encoding xylulokinase: protein MTLVAGIDSSTQSCKIVIRDATSGALVRSGRAAHPDGTEVDPQAWWLALFEAIADAGGLDDVAAISVAAQQHGMVVLDAGGRVIRPALLWNDTRSAPAALALIEEFGADELARRTGTVPVASMTSTKLRWLRDAEPENAAAVEAVALPHDWLSWRLRGYGPDTALGPQLDQLSTDRSDASGTGYWSPTSGEYDRQILLSSLGHDAVLPRVLAPGEAAGTTAVEGLPTGIVVGPGAGDNAGAALGLGARPGDIVASIGTSGTVFAVTEQSTTDATGTVAGFADASGAFLPLVATLNAARVLDSIAGLLGVDHAELGRLALTAEPGSGGLVLQPYFEGERTPNLPDATASLFGMTLASTTRAGLARAAIEGMLCGLADGLDAVRGLGVAANRLLLIGGAAQSPAVREIAAQVFGLPVDVPTPGEYVADGAAVQAAWALQGTRPSWAVSTEASLPADPRPIIRSQYAARR from the coding sequence ATGACCCTCGTCGCCGGGATCGACTCCTCCACGCAGAGCTGCAAGATCGTGATTCGGGATGCCACGAGCGGCGCCCTCGTGCGCTCGGGTCGCGCCGCGCATCCCGATGGCACCGAGGTCGACCCGCAGGCCTGGTGGCTCGCCCTTTTCGAGGCGATCGCCGACGCGGGCGGCCTCGACGACGTCGCCGCGATCTCCGTCGCCGCGCAGCAACACGGAATGGTGGTGCTGGATGCCGGCGGTCGCGTCATCCGCCCCGCCCTGCTCTGGAACGACACCCGCAGTGCCCCCGCCGCCCTCGCCCTGATCGAGGAGTTCGGCGCCGACGAGCTCGCCCGGCGCACCGGAACCGTTCCCGTCGCGTCGATGACCTCCACGAAGCTGCGCTGGCTGCGGGATGCCGAACCCGAGAACGCGGCGGCGGTCGAGGCTGTCGCGCTCCCCCACGACTGGCTCAGCTGGCGGTTGCGCGGCTACGGCCCCGACACCGCACTCGGCCCGCAGCTCGATCAGCTCAGCACGGATCGATCGGATGCGAGCGGCACCGGCTACTGGTCGCCCACGAGCGGTGAATACGATCGGCAGATCCTGCTGAGTTCGCTCGGCCACGACGCCGTGCTCCCCCGCGTGCTCGCCCCGGGCGAGGCCGCCGGCACGACCGCCGTGGAGGGGCTGCCCACAGGAATCGTCGTCGGCCCGGGCGCCGGCGACAACGCCGGCGCCGCCCTCGGCCTCGGAGCACGGCCCGGCGACATCGTCGCGTCGATCGGCACGAGCGGCACGGTCTTCGCCGTCACCGAGCAGTCAACGACGGATGCGACGGGCACGGTTGCCGGGTTCGCCGACGCATCCGGTGCCTTCCTCCCGCTTGTCGCAACCCTCAACGCTGCCCGCGTGCTCGACTCGATCGCTGGCCTTCTCGGCGTCGACCATGCCGAGCTGGGGCGGCTGGCGCTCACCGCCGAGCCGGGCTCGGGCGGGCTCGTTCTGCAGCCCTATTTCGAGGGCGAGCGCACACCGAATCTGCCGGATGCCACGGCTTCGCTTTTCGGCATGACTCTCGCGTCGACGACCCGCGCCGGTCTGGCACGCGCTGCGATCGAGGGGATGCTGTGCGGCCTGGCCGACGGGCTCGATGCCGTGCGCGGCCTCGGCGTCGCTGCGAACAGGCTGCTGCTCATCGGCGGTGCGGCCCAGAGCCCCGCCGTCCGCGAGATCGCAGCGCAGGTGTTCGGTCTTCCGGTGGATGTTCCGACGCCGGGCGAGTATGTCGCCGACGGTGCCGCGGTGCAGGCCGCGTGGGCGCTCCAGGGCACGCGCCCGTCGTGGGCGGTGTCGACTGAGGCGAGTCTTCCTGCCGATCCCCGTCCGATCATCCGCTCGCAGTACGCCGCCCGCCGCTGA
- a CDS encoding LacI family DNA-binding transcriptional regulator: MTVQSNNDGSTGEQRDDGVTMASIHDVARVAGVSISTVSYALSGKRSIAESTRRRVEDAVRQLDYRPNAGARMLKGARTNILALSAPLHAATHAPAHMTFVLAVARAARAYDFDILLLTQDEATSGIRRVARSSLVDGILLLDVSSDDERAPLLRELGLPAAVIGIPDDVTGLTCVDLDFEKAAQMCVTRLVGQGHRQIALLGQDPAVYERRSNFPPRFRDAFLAEADRLGVGTFFTPAKEDTASVAEALAAIDGALPGLDALVMHANEPVQSMVLDLLRQRGIRVPQDLSVISACSSFDTDHLHPALDVVPLPADRSCTRAIELTMAQLGTRSAPSDAVPHVELIEPEYIELGSTASRTPA; this comes from the coding sequence ATGACAGTGCAGTCGAACAACGACGGCAGCACAGGCGAACAACGAGACGACGGAGTCACCATGGCGAGCATCCACGACGTTGCCCGCGTCGCCGGTGTCTCCATCAGCACCGTCTCCTACGCCCTCAGCGGCAAACGTTCCATCGCGGAGAGCACCCGTCGCCGGGTCGAGGATGCCGTGCGCCAGCTCGACTACCGGCCCAACGCGGGAGCCCGGATGCTCAAGGGCGCCCGCACCAACATCCTCGCGCTGAGCGCACCGCTGCACGCCGCGACGCACGCGCCGGCGCACATGACATTCGTGCTCGCGGTGGCGAGGGCCGCCCGCGCCTACGACTTCGACATCCTGCTGCTCACGCAGGATGAAGCGACCAGTGGCATCCGGCGCGTCGCCCGCAGCTCGCTCGTCGACGGCATCCTGCTGCTCGATGTCTCCTCCGATGACGAGCGCGCCCCGCTGCTGCGCGAGCTGGGTCTGCCCGCGGCCGTCATCGGCATACCGGATGATGTGACAGGGCTCACCTGCGTTGACCTCGATTTCGAGAAGGCCGCGCAGATGTGCGTCACGCGCCTCGTTGGCCAGGGCCACCGGCAGATCGCCCTTCTCGGGCAGGACCCGGCGGTGTATGAGCGCCGGTCGAACTTTCCACCGCGCTTTCGCGACGCCTTCCTTGCGGAGGCGGATCGTCTCGGCGTGGGCACCTTCTTCACTCCGGCGAAAGAGGACACGGCAAGCGTCGCCGAGGCGCTCGCGGCCATCGACGGTGCCCTGCCGGGCCTCGACGCACTCGTCATGCACGCCAATGAACCCGTGCAGTCGATGGTGCTCGACCTGCTGCGGCAGCGGGGCATCCGAGTGCCCCAGGATCTGTCGGTCATCTCGGCCTGCTCGAGCTTCGACACCGACCACCTGCATCCGGCGCTTGATGTCGTGCCGCTGCCGGCCGACCGATCCTGCACCCGCGCGATCGAACTGACCATGGCGCAGCTGGGTACGCGTTCGGCGCCCAGCGACGCCGTTCCCCATGTCGAACTGATCGAGCCCGAGTACATCGAGCTCGGGTCGACGGCGTCTCGCACGCCCGCCTGA
- the xylA gene encoding xylose isomerase, whose product MSITPTRDDKFSFGLWTVGYNGTDPFGGPTRPALDVVEAVTRLSDLGAYGLTFHDDDLFAFGSTDAERQKQIDRLKQVLADTGVIVPMVTTNLFSAPVFKDGGFTSNDRAVRRFALRKVLRNLDLAAELGAKTFVMWGGREGAEYDAAKDIRSALERYREAVDLLGQYVTDKGYDIRFAIEPKPNEPRGDILLPTVGHALAFIETLERPELVGVNPEVGHEQMAGLNFTAGIAQALYQGKLFHIDLNGQRGIKYDQDLVFGHGDLQNAFSLVDLLENGGPDGGPAYDGPRHFDYKPSRTEDSTGVWDSAAANMRTYLLLKERAAAFRADPEVQEALAASRVDELAQPTLGDGESHDALIADRASYEDFDADAYFGGKGFGFVRLQQLAVEHLLGAR is encoded by the coding sequence ATGAGCATCACCCCCACCCGCGACGACAAGTTCTCGTTCGGCCTCTGGACCGTCGGCTACAACGGTACGGACCCGTTCGGCGGCCCCACCCGGCCCGCGCTCGACGTCGTCGAGGCCGTCACCCGCCTCAGCGACCTCGGCGCCTACGGCCTCACCTTCCACGACGACGACCTGTTCGCCTTCGGATCGACGGATGCCGAGCGCCAGAAACAGATCGACCGCCTGAAGCAGGTGCTCGCCGACACCGGCGTGATCGTGCCCATGGTCACCACCAACCTCTTCAGCGCCCCCGTCTTCAAGGATGGCGGCTTCACCTCCAACGACCGGGCCGTGCGCCGCTTCGCGCTGCGCAAGGTGCTGCGCAACCTCGACCTCGCGGCCGAGCTGGGCGCCAAGACGTTCGTCATGTGGGGCGGCCGCGAAGGCGCCGAGTATGACGCGGCCAAAGACATCCGCTCGGCCCTCGAGCGCTACCGTGAGGCCGTCGACCTGCTCGGCCAGTACGTGACCGACAAGGGCTACGACATCCGCTTCGCCATCGAGCCGAAGCCGAACGAGCCCCGCGGCGACATCCTGCTGCCCACCGTCGGCCACGCGCTCGCCTTCATCGAGACGCTCGAGCGCCCCGAATTGGTCGGCGTCAACCCGGAGGTCGGGCACGAACAGATGGCGGGCCTCAACTTCACGGCTGGCATCGCGCAGGCGCTGTACCAGGGCAAGCTGTTCCACATCGACCTCAACGGCCAGCGTGGAATCAAGTATGACCAGGATCTCGTCTTCGGCCACGGCGATCTGCAGAACGCGTTCTCGCTCGTCGACCTGCTCGAGAACGGCGGCCCCGATGGTGGCCCCGCCTACGACGGCCCCCGCCACTTCGACTACAAGCCCTCGCGCACCGAGGACTCGACGGGCGTCTGGGATTCCGCCGCCGCGAACATGCGCACCTACCTGCTGCTCAAGGAGCGCGCCGCCGCCTTCCGCGCGGACCCGGAGGTGCAGGAGGCGCTCGCTGCGTCGCGCGTCGACGAGCTCGCCCAGCCGACGCTGGGCGACGGTGAGTCGCATGACGCGCTGATCGCCGACCGTGCTTCATACGAGGACTTCGACGCCGACGCCTACTTCGGCGGCAAGGGCTTCGGCTTCGTGCGCCTGCAGCAGCTCGCCGTCGAGCACCTGCTCGGCGCCCGCTGA
- the yicI gene encoding alpha-xylosidase: MKFTDGFWHARPGVDAQYAAEAYDIEEHKGELRVTAPTRVIAGRGDTLNRPVLTVTLGSPLEGVIRVRIERHRGAHTGPGFDLVGAKETDAVITIAGDGTAVTSGAISSGSLSATVTKGAPWNLSFSSDRGAHGGGSRVLTTSGHKSVAAMVLGEGAPVTTEPAGVSGVTATGRAEASVYLHNQLSLGVGEYVYGLGERFGPFVKNGQTIDIWNADGGTSSEQAYKNVPFYLSNRGYGVLVNHPEHVSFEIGSEAVEQVQFSVAGEALEYLVFDGPTPKDVLERYTALTGRPAKVPAWSYGLWLSTSFTTDYDEATVNSFIDGMMQRDLPLSVFHFDCFWMREFNWTDFEWDARVFPDPDGMLARLHEKDLRVCVWLNPYIAQRSPMFDEAAHAGYLVRRADGSVWQWDMWQAGMGLVDFTNPDATAWYQGKLRTLIAQGVDAFKTDFGERIPTDVVWHDGSSPDIMHNWYTQLYNRAVFEVLEEERGEGEAVLFARSATAGGQQLPVHWGGDNSSSYESMAETLRGGLSLAMSGFGFWSHDIGGFEGSPDPAVFKRWLAFGLLSSHSRLHGSTSYRVPWLFDDGSEGPGQSAVEVTRRFTRLKLELMPYLFQAGIEAHERGIPVMRPMQLEFAGDPAIDHLDRQYMLGSELLVAPVFSTDGDVQYYLPAGVWSNHLTGETVQGGCWRRETHAFDSVPLWVREGSVIVTGSRSDRPDYDYTEAPLVTVYPGFAGTREVTVSNPLGGASVIFTVTADGERVTVTSSAGGDFTARRAGGQAVAAERGSVTL, translated from the coding sequence ATGAAGTTCACCGACGGATTCTGGCACGCACGCCCCGGCGTCGACGCGCAGTACGCCGCCGAGGCCTACGACATCGAAGAGCACAAAGGGGAGCTGCGGGTGACCGCACCCACCCGAGTGATCGCCGGTCGAGGCGACACCCTCAACCGACCCGTGCTCACGGTGACCCTCGGCAGCCCGCTCGAGGGCGTCATCCGGGTGCGTATCGAACGCCACCGCGGCGCACACACCGGCCCCGGCTTCGACCTCGTCGGAGCGAAGGAGACGGATGCGGTGATCACGATCGCCGGCGACGGCACGGCGGTCACCAGCGGGGCCATCAGCTCGGGCTCGCTCAGCGCGACTGTGACGAAGGGGGCGCCGTGGAACCTCTCCTTCTCATCCGACCGCGGTGCGCACGGTGGTGGATCGCGCGTGCTCACCACCAGCGGGCACAAATCCGTGGCCGCCATGGTGCTCGGGGAGGGCGCACCCGTCACCACGGAGCCCGCCGGGGTCTCCGGTGTGACCGCGACCGGCCGCGCCGAGGCATCCGTCTATCTTCACAACCAGCTCTCGCTCGGCGTCGGCGAATACGTGTACGGCCTGGGCGAGCGCTTCGGGCCCTTCGTGAAGAACGGCCAGACGATCGACATCTGGAACGCCGACGGCGGAACCTCCAGCGAGCAGGCCTACAAGAACGTGCCCTTCTACCTGAGCAACCGCGGTTACGGCGTGCTCGTCAACCACCCGGAGCACGTCTCATTCGAGATCGGCAGCGAAGCCGTCGAGCAGGTGCAGTTCTCTGTGGCCGGGGAGGCACTCGAATACCTGGTCTTCGACGGGCCCACCCCAAAGGACGTACTCGAACGGTACACGGCGCTCACCGGGCGCCCCGCGAAGGTGCCCGCCTGGTCATACGGGCTCTGGCTGTCGACGAGCTTCACGACCGACTATGACGAGGCGACCGTCAACAGCTTCATCGACGGCATGATGCAGCGCGACCTCCCCCTCAGCGTCTTTCACTTCGACTGCTTCTGGATGCGCGAATTCAACTGGACCGACTTCGAATGGGACGCCCGCGTCTTTCCTGACCCCGACGGCATGCTCGCCCGACTACATGAGAAGGACCTGCGGGTCTGCGTCTGGCTGAACCCGTACATCGCGCAGCGCTCGCCGATGTTCGACGAGGCCGCACACGCCGGCTACCTTGTGCGGCGCGCCGACGGCAGCGTCTGGCAGTGGGACATGTGGCAGGCCGGAATGGGCCTCGTCGACTTCACCAACCCGGATGCGACGGCCTGGTATCAGGGCAAGCTGCGCACACTCATCGCGCAGGGCGTCGACGCCTTCAAGACCGACTTCGGGGAGCGCATCCCCACCGACGTCGTGTGGCATGACGGCTCATCGCCCGACATCATGCACAACTGGTACACGCAGCTGTACAACAGGGCCGTGTTCGAGGTGCTTGAGGAGGAGCGCGGCGAAGGCGAGGCCGTGCTGTTCGCCCGCTCCGCGACGGCCGGCGGCCAACAGCTGCCCGTGCACTGGGGCGGCGACAACTCCTCCTCCTATGAGTCGATGGCCGAGACACTGCGCGGTGGGCTGTCGCTCGCGATGAGCGGCTTCGGCTTCTGGAGCCACGACATCGGCGGATTCGAGGGCAGCCCCGACCCGGCCGTGTTCAAACGCTGGCTGGCGTTCGGCCTGCTGTCGAGCCACTCGCGACTGCACGGCTCCACCAGCTATCGGGTGCCGTGGCTGTTCGACGACGGCAGTGAGGGGCCCGGCCAGAGCGCCGTCGAGGTGACGCGACGCTTCACCCGGCTCAAGCTGGAACTCATGCCCTACCTTTTCCAGGCGGGCATCGAGGCGCACGAGCGCGGCATCCCCGTGATGCGGCCCATGCAGCTCGAGTTCGCCGGCGACCCCGCCATCGACCACCTCGACCGGCAGTACATGCTCGGCTCGGAGCTGCTCGTCGCCCCCGTGTTCAGCACGGACGGCGACGTGCAGTACTACCTGCCCGCCGGCGTCTGGAGCAACCACCTCACCGGCGAGACAGTGCAGGGCGGATGCTGGCGGCGAGAGACACACGCATTCGACAGCGTTCCCCTGTGGGTGCGGGAGGGGTCCGTCATCGTGACCGGCTCCCGCAGCGACCGGCCGGACTATGACTACACCGAGGCGCCCCTCGTCACCGTCTACCCAGGCTTCGCGGGGACCCGTGAGGTGACCGTCTCGAACCCGCTGGGCGGGGCATCCGTCATCTTCACCGTCACGGCGGACGGCGAGCGGGTGACCGTCACGAGTTCGGCAGGCGGAGACTTCACCGCCCGGCGCGCAGGAGGCCAGGCCGTCGCGGCGGAAAGGGGGAGCGTCACGCTCTGA
- a CDS encoding ROK family transcriptional regulator: protein MLRNSKEGVAVQVSNHDDVRRRNLSAILRHVHRAGATSRSELTRITGLNRSTIAALVATLAELGLVVEREPDASRTVGRPSPIVAAGRRPVAFAVNPEIDAITVAIVGLDGDVRRTIRHVTDASPSAEEAVATATKLIGQLRAGLDADAIVVGAGVAVPGLVRTEDGVVRHAPHLQWVDEPLAELLAKATGCAVQAANDASLGAMAERFFGAGRGLNDLVYLNGGSSGIGGGIIVGGQLVGGHAGYAGEFGHVRVGGDGMPDTAGIPGTLESVVTRQRLLDALHQHDGLELHSPTPDEVEQALLASNSSAVQEEIGRQLDHLAVALAGAANMLNPQLVVLGGFLAAIHAADPERLLAAVGGLTLGPNFDGLQISSAKLGSSILMIGAAELAFEALLDDPAGWVAANS from the coding sequence ATGTTGAGGAACTCAAAGGAGGGGGTCGCGGTGCAGGTCAGCAATCATGACGACGTCAGGCGGCGCAACCTCTCGGCGATCCTCCGCCATGTGCACCGGGCGGGTGCGACCTCACGCTCGGAGCTGACGCGCATCACCGGGCTCAACCGTTCCACCATCGCCGCGCTCGTCGCAACCCTCGCCGAGCTGGGCCTCGTCGTCGAGCGCGAACCGGATGCGAGCAGAACGGTCGGGCGACCGAGTCCCATCGTCGCCGCAGGCCGGCGACCGGTCGCCTTCGCCGTCAACCCCGAGATCGACGCCATCACCGTCGCCATTGTGGGCCTCGACGGCGACGTACGGCGCACCATCCGTCACGTCACCGACGCCTCGCCGAGCGCAGAAGAGGCCGTCGCGACAGCCACCAAACTCATCGGGCAGCTGCGCGCCGGACTCGACGCGGATGCCATCGTCGTGGGGGCGGGCGTCGCCGTGCCCGGCCTCGTACGCACAGAAGACGGCGTCGTGCGGCACGCCCCGCACCTGCAGTGGGTCGATGAGCCGCTCGCAGAACTGCTGGCGAAAGCCACCGGATGCGCGGTGCAGGCCGCCAACGACGCCAGCCTCGGTGCCATGGCCGAGCGCTTCTTCGGCGCGGGCCGTGGGCTCAACGACCTCGTCTACCTCAACGGTGGGTCGAGTGGAATCGGCGGCGGCATCATCGTCGGTGGCCAGCTCGTGGGTGGCCACGCCGGCTACGCGGGGGAGTTCGGCCATGTGCGCGTCGGAGGTGACGGCATGCCTGACACCGCCGGCATCCCGGGGACCCTCGAATCCGTTGTCACCCGCCAGCGGCTGCTCGACGCGCTGCACCAGCACGACGGGCTCGAGCTGCACAGCCCCACCCCCGACGAGGTGGAGCAGGCGCTGCTCGCATCGAACTCGTCGGCCGTGCAGGAGGAGATCGGCCGGCAGCTCGACCACCTCGCCGTCGCCCTCGCCGGTGCCGCCAACATGCTCAACCCGCAACTGGTCGTGCTCGGCGGCTTCCTCGCCGCCATTCACGCCGCCGACCCGGAGCGCCTGCTCGCCGCCGTCGGCGGGCTCACACTCGGCCCCAACTTCGACGGGCTGCAGATCAGCTCGGCGAAGCTCGGCTCGAGCATTCTCATGATCGGCGCGGCAGAGCTCGCCTTCGAGGCGCTGCTCGACGACCCTGCCGGCTGGGTGGCCGCGAACAGCTGA